The region AACGATATGAATTTACCGCAGCGCGGCAACGGAATTACCTGATACAAGAAAAATGCCAGGTATAAGCGCGTTCGTATTTACCCGCATTTCCGGCAGGACGTCGAACGCTGCAGCGGCGCGGCCGTGCAGCGCGTTTACCCGCGGTTTTTACCTGGCGTGGGTCAAGCGGATTCTGCGCGCTTGAAATAATCGCGCTGGAAGATGCACATCCGATAAGCGTTGTGATACGCGCCGTTTCCGAAAAATTCTTCCTTCAATTCGGCCTCGTGCTGGAATCCGCATTTCTCGTACACGTGGATCGCTGCCGCATTCGACGTATCGACGATCAGATACAGCTTGCGCATGTTCAGGACCTTGAACGCGTATTCGATCGCGAGACGCGTCGCCTGACCCGCGTAGCCGCGCCCCTGGCATTGCGGCGCGATGATGATCTGGAATTCGCCGCGGCGGTGGATGTAGTCGAGCTCGATCAGTTCGACGAGACCGACGAGTTGGTCCTGCGCATCGACCGCGACGAAGCGGCGCTCGCGCTGGTCATGCACGTGCCGGTCATACAGTTGCGACAGCTCGGAGAAGGTTTCGTACGGCTCCTCGAACCAGTAGCGCATGATTTTTGCGTCGTTGTTCAACTCGTGGACGAAGCGCAGGTCCTGGCGCTCCAGCGGCCGCAATGCAAGCGTATGCGTATCGTTCTGGAGTTGCATGTTCGTGTCCTTTTTCTGTCGTTTTCGAGGCCCGCGTGTGCACCGCGGATGCGTCGCAAGAAGTTTGAACGCGGGCGGAGTTCAGAGCCTAGAATGGGAGCAAGGGTTCCCGCCACCGCAAGGAGGCTATCGTGATCGAGCAAGTGATACTCGGCATCTTCCTCGTACTGCCACTCGTGATCGTGGCCGCACTGTTCTCCGACGAACTGTGGCAGGAACATCGGCGGCAGCATCCGCGCGACGAAAACGCCCCGCATATCGACTGGAAGCATCCGTGGCGTCGGGTCCGGCGCGGCCATTGACGGAGCCGACCACCGTACCCGCGACCCGCGCACGGACGTGCCGCCGCGCGCTGCAACCGCCTTCCGCTCCGAACCGATTCCCGCTCAACCAGCGAGACGCCGACGTGAACGACAAACCTATCCTCCCTGCCCACGATGTCCCCGGCGAAGCGATCGACCTGCAGATCGCCGACGTGCTTGCTGCGGTCCGCTATCCGGCGAACAAGGATGCGATCGTCGACGCCGCGCGCGACGCCGGCGCGAGCAACGAAGTGCTGTCGATGCTCGACGGCCTGCCGGAACAGGACTACGCGGACGTCGACGCCGTCACGCGCTGGGTTGCCGGCAACTTCGGTCCTGGTCTGAGCATTTGAGCGACATTCGATAACAGGATAGGATCGGGCCGCACGGTCGCGTGGCGGCCGGATGCATGCTGCCCGGCGCCAAGACCGGGCGTTTCCGCACGAGAGCGTCGGGGGAATCGATGGAAGGCATCCTGATCCAGCACACGACGCGCCGTCAGCTGTGGTTCGGCGCGCTGACGGCGCTCGTCATCGTGCTCGCCCTCGGCATCGCCGTGCCGCACGCGAACGTGGCGCTGCCGGCCGTCGAACCGTTCATGCCGATGTGCGCGCTGACCGTGTTCACCACCGCGAGCATCGCGGCGTTCTTCCTCGGCGCGCAGTTCACCGTCACGCGCCAGCCCGTGCTTGGTGCACTCGGCGGCGCCTATGCGTTCACGGCGCTCGCCGTGGCGCTGCAGCTGCTCACCTTTCCCGGCGTGTTCGCGCCGCACGGCCTGCTTGGCGCGCGGCCGCAGAGCGCCGCGTGGATGTGGGTGTTCTGGCATGCCGGCTTTCCGTGCTTCGTGATGGCCGCGCTGTTCGCGCGCGAACGGCTCACGCGGGCACCCGCCAGTGCTGCGCAAACGCGCTGGTGGGCGATCGTGCTGGTCGGCGGCCCAGCTGCCGCGGCGGCGCTGCTGTGCGTGTTTGCGCTGAACGTTGCGTTGCCACCCGCGTTCCATCCGCCGGCCGATGCGGCCATGCTGCCCGTCAACGGGATTGCGCTCGTCGTGTGGATTCTCAATGCGCTCGCGCTGGCGGCGGTGCTGGCCGCGGGCCGGCTGCGCACGACGCTCGATTTGTGGCTCGCGATCGCGGTGCTTGCGTGTCTCACCGACACGACACTGAACGTGCTCACCACCAACCGCTTCACGGTCGGCTGGTATCTGGCGCGCGTGTTCAGCATGTTCACGCCGGGGGTGCTGGTGTGCGTGCTTGCGTGGGAAGTGACGAAGCTGTATCGGCAGTTGTTCGACGCGCATGCGATGCTGGTGCGTTCTTCCGCGCGCGACGGGCTGACCGGCGCGTTCAACCGTAGTCACTTCAACGATCACTTTCACACGCTGTTCCTGCAGGCGCGGCGTCAGGGCGAGCCGCTGTCGCTGCTGATGGTCGACGTCGACCACTTCAAGGCCTACAACGACGCGTTCGGTCACGTAAAGGGCGATGCGTGCCTGATCGCGGTCGCGAGTGCGCTGGCCGGTGCGGTGCGACGGCCTGCGGACATCGTCGCGCGCTATGGCGGCGAGGAGTTTGCGATCGTGCTGCCGAACACCGGCGCGCGCGGCGCGCGCGTCGTCGCCGAAGAAGTGCGCGACGCCGTGTTGCGGCTCGATCTCGCGATGCCTTCATCGCCGGCGGCCCGCGTGAGCGTCAGCGTCGGCTGCGCGACGGTGTCGGCCGATGAACTGTCGACGCCCGATGCGCTGATCGAAGCCGCCGATGCCGCGCTGTATCGCGCGAAGGGTGCGGGACGCAACTGCATCGTCGCGGCCTGAAAACATCTGCGCATTGCCGAGTTGTTACGGTCATTGTGACCGGAATAATCCGCCGTTACGGATTACCGCGCAGCGAAACGATCGCTTACAGCCGGTGCGGATCGCGCTCGCTATGCTGGGTTCCATATTGAACCCCGAGCAGGTGAACGCGATGAAGAAAACCCTTTTGCTGATTGCCGGCGTGGCCGTGTTGCTGAGCGGCTGTATCGTGGTGCCGGATGGGGGCGGGTATTACGGTGACGGGTATTACCATCATCATCGGCATTGGGATTGATGCCGCGACATCCGGTTCCAGTCACACGGAGGCTGCTGACGCGCGCGGAACGATACCGCAGAACGCCGAAAATGAAGGAGAGATTCACCGCGGCGATGGCCAAGGGCGGCCCATCGGCATATGCGACGGCGGATCGTTTCGCTTCCGAACCGATCGCGGCTTCGTACAAGACATCGCCAGCGGGAGCGCCGACGCTCATTTCCCGATACAAAACCTGCTGAAAATCACCCCGAGCAGATCGTCGGAAGTAAACTCGCCGGTAATCGCATTGAATTGCTCCTGCGCGAGCCGCAATTCCTCCGCGAACAAATCGAGCGACTGTGCGCGTTGCTCCGCATGATCGGCCGCTTGCGCGAGATGATCCTGGGCCGCGCGCAGCGCGATCAAGTGCCGCTCGCGCGCGAGATAAACGCCCTCCGCCCCCGCCTGCCATCCCGCGATTCGCAACAGTTCCGCACGCAGCATGTCGATCCCGTCGCCGCGCTTCGCCGACAGATGCACTTCCGTCAGATCACCTTCGGCCGCCGGATGCTCGACGCAAGCCGGCACGCCGGTCAGATCCGTCTTGTTCAGCACGCGCACCACCGGCACGCCGCCGGGAAACCGCGCCGCGATCGCCTCGTCGTCCGCCGTCATTCCGGTGCGCGAATCGAGCAGATGCAGCACGACGTCCGCGCGCTCGATCTCGCTCCACGTGCGCGCAATCCCGATCCGCTCCACTTCGTCCTCCGTCTCGCGCAGGCCGG is a window of Burkholderia latens DNA encoding:
- the speG gene encoding spermidine N1-acetyltransferase — its product is MQLQNDTHTLALRPLERQDLRFVHELNNDAKIMRYWFEEPYETFSELSQLYDRHVHDQRERRFVAVDAQDQLVGLVELIELDYIHRRGEFQIIIAPQCQGRGYAGQATRLAIEYAFKVLNMRKLYLIVDTSNAAAIHVYEKCGFQHEAELKEEFFGNGAYHNAYRMCIFQRDYFKRAESA
- a CDS encoding DUF2795 domain-containing protein: MNDKPILPAHDVPGEAIDLQIADVLAAVRYPANKDAIVDAARDAGASNEVLSMLDGLPEQDYADVDAVTRWVAGNFGPGLSI
- a CDS encoding sensor domain-containing diguanylate cyclase, translated to MEGILIQHTTRRQLWFGALTALVIVLALGIAVPHANVALPAVEPFMPMCALTVFTTASIAAFFLGAQFTVTRQPVLGALGGAYAFTALAVALQLLTFPGVFAPHGLLGARPQSAAWMWVFWHAGFPCFVMAALFARERLTRAPASAAQTRWWAIVLVGGPAAAAALLCVFALNVALPPAFHPPADAAMLPVNGIALVVWILNALALAAVLAAGRLRTTLDLWLAIAVLACLTDTTLNVLTTNRFTVGWYLARVFSMFTPGVLVCVLAWEVTKLYRQLFDAHAMLVRSSARDGLTGAFNRSHFNDHFHTLFLQARRQGEPLSLLMVDVDHFKAYNDAFGHVKGDACLIAVASALAGAVRRPADIVARYGGEEFAIVLPNTGARGARVVAEEVRDAVLRLDLAMPSSPAARVSVSVGCATVSADELSTPDALIEAADAALYRAKGAGRNCIVAA